A window of Staphylococcus sp. 17KM0847 contains these coding sequences:
- a CDS encoding glycosyltransferase family 4 protein, with amino-acid sequence MYTLTLIVVSMIISLIVTPIAIAISKKLDIVDKPNIRKVHTKPISMMGGAVVLISFFIGVWLGNPIEREIKPLLLGAIVIYLVGLIDDLYDLKPTLKLLGQIVAASIVVMYGVTIDFISLPMGLTIHFGWLSIPITILWFVAIINAINLIDGLDGLAAGVSTIALITVAFIAILQGNIFIIMICSVLIGALLGFLVFNFHPAKIFLGDNGALLLGFIIGFVSLLGFKNITLISLFFPVVILAVPFIDTLFAMIRRFKKGQHIMQADKSHLHHKLLALGYTHRQTVVLIYAIAIMFSVVSIILYLSQPWGVFLMVILIVITIELIVEFTGLVDDDYRPLLNLITRSNER; translated from the coding sequence ATGTACACATTAACACTTATTGTCGTTTCCATGATAATCAGTTTAATAGTAACACCGATTGCGATTGCTATATCAAAAAAACTAGATATTGTGGATAAACCCAACATTCGTAAAGTACATACGAAACCCATTTCAATGATGGGAGGGGCTGTCGTTTTAATTTCATTTTTTATTGGTGTATGGTTAGGAAATCCAATTGAACGTGAGATTAAGCCACTGTTATTAGGTGCTATCGTTATCTATTTAGTAGGGCTGATAGATGACTTATATGATCTGAAACCTACTTTAAAACTACTAGGTCAGATTGTTGCTGCTTCAATTGTGGTGATGTATGGTGTGACTATTGATTTTATTTCATTACCAATGGGGTTAACCATTCATTTTGGGTGGTTAAGTATTCCAATTACGATTCTTTGGTTTGTTGCAATTATTAATGCGATTAATTTAATAGACGGTTTAGATGGTTTAGCGGCAGGTGTATCAACCATTGCACTCATTACTGTCGCGTTCATTGCTATTTTGCAAGGGAATATTTTTATTATTATGATTTGTAGTGTGCTAATTGGGGCACTATTAGGATTTTTAGTGTTTAACTTTCATCCTGCAAAAATCTTTCTAGGAGATAATGGTGCTTTATTACTGGGGTTTATTATCGGCTTTGTTTCGTTACTCGGTTTTAAAAATATTACACTCATCTCACTGTTTTTCCCTGTCGTAATCTTAGCAGTACCATTTATTGATACATTGTTTGCGATGATACGCCGTTTTAAAAAAGGTCAACATATTATGCAAGCGGATAAATCACATCTACATCATAAGCTACTTGCACTCGGCTATACGCACCGCCAGACAGTAGTGCTTATCTATGCGATTGCTATTATGTTTAGCGTGGTAAGTATTATCTTGTATTTGTCGCAGCCGTGGGGTGTATTTTTGATGGTTATTTTGATTGTTATTACAATTGAGCTGATTGTAGAGTTTACGGGGCTTGTGGATGATGATTATCGTCCGTTGCTTAATCTTATTACACGTAGTAACGAGCGTTAA
- the fakB1 gene encoding fatty acid kinase binding subunit FakB1 gives MKIAVMTDSTSYIPQSILKQHNIRTVPLSITLENGENYKENETIFADEFFSILAQSDTIPTTSQPAIGEMINAYEAYREEGYTDIIVVHLSSGISGAYQTAVQAADMVEGINVFPFDSKIACLPEGAFALRAINLIEEGKDVQEILADLEEMRDHTGAYLVVDDLKNLHKSGRITGAQAWIGNLLKMKPVLTFEDGLIVPYEKVRTKKRALKLIEEQAIALSEKFETATIMIIGGDNKEESHSVYQDMVMRFPEKNIVFSEFGPVISSHLGLGSFGIGVTNRYIQVPEYEEE, from the coding sequence ATGAAAATAGCTGTGATGACAGATTCAACAAGCTATATCCCTCAATCTATCTTAAAACAACATAATATACGCACCGTGCCATTGAGCATTACATTAGAAAATGGTGAAAATTATAAAGAGAATGAGACAATCTTTGCAGATGAGTTTTTTTCGATTTTAGCACAATCAGATACTATCCCAACAACAAGCCAACCAGCAATTGGTGAAATGATTAATGCTTATGAGGCGTATAGAGAAGAAGGTTACACGGATATTATCGTGGTACATTTGTCCAGCGGTATTAGTGGTGCGTACCAAACGGCTGTACAAGCAGCTGATATGGTAGAAGGAATTAATGTATTTCCATTTGATTCTAAGATTGCTTGCTTGCCAGAAGGTGCTTTTGCTTTACGCGCTATCAATCTTATTGAAGAGGGTAAAGATGTACAGGAGATATTAGCAGACCTTGAGGAAATGCGTGATCATACAGGTGCTTATTTAGTTGTAGATGATTTGAAAAACCTTCATAAAAGTGGACGTATTACAGGGGCACAGGCATGGATTGGTAATCTATTAAAAATGAAGCCCGTATTGACTTTTGAAGATGGTTTAATAGTGCCTTATGAAAAAGTACGGACGAAAAAACGCGCTTTAAAGTTGATTGAAGAACAAGCAATTGCGTTATCGGAAAAATTTGAAACAGCAACAATTATGATTATTGGTGGCGATAATAAAGAAGAATCGCATAGTGTATACCAAGATATGGTTATGCGTTTCCCTGAGAAAAATATCGTGTTTTCAGAATTTGGTCCTGTTATTTCTTCACACTTAGGTTTAGGTAGTTTTGGTATAGGGGTGACAAATCGTTATATCCAAGTGCCAGAATATGAAGAAGAATAA
- a CDS encoding DEAD/DEAH box helicase family protein yields MLYGRLVHSQTLLTTEEIREESSGVIRERETWYCKQCGTREKEDFYTYIALNTSIPITYCRRCIQMGRMSTVDKIWITQSKQSCSKGYYSIPFKLSEQQCYASERILEAVRDYRSLLLHAVTGAGKTEMIFAAIAYARQRGDNVAVVSPRVDVVIEVSKRLRDAFKDEMIDVLHQQSQQRYNGHFVVATVHQLYRFKKHFDVLFVDEVDAFPLSMDPSLMHILHYASKAQKSAVYMTATPPHTLKRQFCSESIITLPARFHRHPLVVPTFKYFKVRYHRIQFYLLHQIRQQQAMGRTTLLFFSNIRQMCQFYKVYQSVVSNICFVYSEDPERLLKVEALRKGEYSVVLTTTILERGFTMAFLDVWVMEAHCHSSSTLIQIAGRVGRKVSCPTGIVHFFHEGRTWSMYQARANIKFMNKCALERGWID; encoded by the coding sequence ATGTTATATGGAAGGCTGGTGCATAGTCAAACTTTATTAACAACGGAAGAAATACGGGAAGAAAGTTCAGGCGTTATACGGGAGCGAGAGACTTGGTATTGTAAGCAATGTGGCACAAGGGAAAAAGAAGATTTTTATACATATATCGCTTTAAATACATCCATACCGATTACATATTGTCGGCGATGTATTCAAATGGGGCGTATGTCGACAGTCGATAAGATATGGATTACACAAAGTAAACAGTCATGTTCAAAAGGTTATTATTCTATACCGTTTAAATTATCAGAACAACAGTGTTATGCATCAGAACGAATATTGGAGGCAGTACGTGACTATCGTTCGCTTTTGTTGCATGCTGTGACTGGTGCGGGAAAAACAGAGATGATTTTTGCCGCGATCGCTTATGCAAGGCAGCGTGGTGATAATGTTGCGGTTGTATCTCCTAGAGTAGATGTAGTGATTGAAGTGAGTAAACGTTTACGTGACGCTTTTAAAGATGAGATGATAGATGTGTTACATCAACAGAGTCAGCAGCGTTATAATGGACATTTTGTTGTCGCCACAGTTCATCAACTTTATCGATTCAAGAAGCATTTTGATGTGTTATTCGTTGATGAAGTAGACGCTTTTCCACTTTCAATGGATCCATCTTTAATGCATATACTTCATTATGCGAGTAAAGCGCAAAAAAGTGCTGTTTATATGACCGCCACACCACCTCATACATTGAAGCGACAATTTTGTAGTGAAAGTATCATCACATTGCCTGCACGATTTCATAGACATCCTCTAGTTGTACCTACATTCAAATATTTCAAAGTGCGCTATCATCGTATTCAATTTTATTTACTTCATCAAATTCGTCAACAACAAGCAATGGGGAGGACGACGTTGCTATTTTTTAGCAATATTCGACAGATGTGTCAGTTTTATAAGGTTTATCAATCTGTCGTGTCAAACATATGCTTTGTTTATAGTGAAGATCCTGAGCGTTTATTAAAAGTGGAAGCGTTGCGTAAGGGTGAATATTCCGTAGTTTTGACGACAACTATATTAGAAAGAGGCTTTACAATGGCATTTTTAGATGTGTGGGTTATGGAGGCGCACTGCCATTCATCATCAACGCTTATTCAAATAGCTGGAAGAGTGGGGCGTAAGGTATCTTGTCCAACAGGAATAGTTCATTTTTTTCATGAGGGGAGAACATGGTCAATGTATCAAGCACGTGCCAATATTAAGTTTATGAATAAGTGTGCCCTAGAAAGAGGGTGGATTGATTAG
- a CDS encoding YigZ family protein gives MTRSVITIKGEHIIENVINKSRFIAHIQPVQTEEEARTFIEQKKKEHREATHNCSAYTVGDTMHIQKANDDGEPSGTAGVPMLEMLKKHDIHNAAVVVTRYFGGIKLGTGGLIRAYGGAVRDVIQDIGRIELRPAIPTRVTIDYDLTGKFEYELQSSPFFLRDTVYTDKVTYHIDVIEEERASFISFLNAHTQAKFSLIEDPVKRLPFDID, from the coding sequence ATGACACGCTCTGTCATTACAATTAAAGGTGAGCATATTATTGAAAATGTAATTAATAAATCTCGATTTATCGCACACATTCAACCTGTTCAAACGGAAGAAGAAGCCAGAACCTTTATTGAACAAAAAAAGAAAGAACATCGAGAAGCAACGCATAATTGTTCTGCATATACAGTTGGTGATACGATGCATATTCAAAAGGCAAACGATGATGGTGAACCGAGTGGGACAGCTGGTGTACCTATGCTGGAGATGTTGAAAAAGCATGACATTCATAATGCAGCAGTCGTTGTTACGCGCTATTTTGGTGGTATTAAACTTGGTACAGGAGGACTTATTCGTGCATATGGCGGTGCAGTTAGAGACGTCATACAAGATATTGGACGCATTGAATTACGTCCTGCGATTCCGACACGTGTGACCATCGATTATGACTTAACAGGTAAGTTTGAATACGAATTACAATCATCTCCATTCTTTTTAAGAGATACTGTTTATACAGATAAAGTGACATATCATATCGACGTTATTGAAGAGGAGAGAGCATCCTTTATTTCCTTTTTGAATGCACATACTCAAGCAAAGTTTTCTTTAATAGAAGATCCCGTTAAACGTCTTCCTTTTGATATTGATTAA